A stretch of Lathyrus oleraceus cultivar Zhongwan6 chromosome 6, CAAS_Psat_ZW6_1.0, whole genome shotgun sequence DNA encodes these proteins:
- the LOC127097945 gene encoding basic blue protein, with protein sequence MGVTLFFKNCTFILSILILLCCFFLKCIMASVYAVGDEDQWSSQTNYATWADKHNFSLGDVLVFKYVKGQHNVYEVRENTFRSCETSSGVLAKYESGEDQVVLNKVKKYWFICNIVGHCLGGMRFGIEVKEDSNNVISSMDGGLNQNIQPTPLENSCISQRWSVVEKFFPFGIGLLLFNLYF encoded by the exons ATGGGGGTCACACTTTTTTTCAAAAACTGTACCTTCATACTCTCAATTCTTATTTTACTTTGTTGTTTTTTCTTGAAATGTATCATGGCTAGTGTTTATGCTGTTGGTGATGAAGATCAATGGAGTAGCCAAACAAATTATGCTACATGGGCAGACAAACACAACTTTAGCCTTGGAGATGTTCTTG TTTTCAAGTATGTGAAGGGGCAACATAATGTGTATGAAGTGAGAGAGAATACTTTTAGATCATGTGAAACAAGTAGTGGAGTATTGGCCAAGTATGAGAGTGGAGAAGATCAAGTGGTTCTCAATAAGGTGAAGAAATATTGGTTCATTTGTAATATAGTAGGACATTGTCTTGGAGGAATGAGGTTTGGAATTGAAGTGAAAGAAGATAGCAACAATGTAATTAGTTCCATGGATGGTGGATTAAATCAAAATATTCAACCAACTCCATTGGAGAATTCTTGTATTTCTCAAAGATGGAGCGTGGTTGAGAAGTTCTTTCCTTTTGGAATTGGATTATTATTGTTCAATTTGTATTTTTGA